The following proteins are co-located in the Microplitis demolitor isolate Queensland-Clemson2020A chromosome 3, iyMicDemo2.1a, whole genome shotgun sequence genome:
- the LOC103571992 gene encoding probable serine/threonine-protein kinase DDB_G0278845 isoform X2 produces MGNVTSGENNDDLVDILKILGYIKTKKVEQIFRAVDRGDYVLPSHRSEAYKDLSWKIGNIHLSAPCIYSKVMEGLSLEPGLSFLNIGSGTGYLSTMAGLILKHHGTNHGIELNKDCMEYAYEKLEEFKQKSLAIDEFDFCEPVFMHGNCLKVECTRKYDRVYCGAACPESHEAFIKQFVKVGGILVMPYKDHLLRIERVDKDSWKHKVMLPVIFAPLVLPTDTNNSSNNNNNNNNNNNNNNNNNNNNNNNNNNNNNNRDHHDNNNSDKVEDDSLYHNTSLILPFSEPLSLQELCRYKIRCQLRENIWAEHPELEKKHPITAGAHKAATNSFSSATQSSLERCIVPLFEESNDNSYYSTLNDDFNDDNDNNDDDNEDDDDDDDDDDDYDDDDDDGEPNEQEEHDDGIEQVTSFRVVKKKSPAKNMLNLFKLDSKSIDDKDKNNKTKEQELSENAFQPSTSQYLSQGCSNNDNSQQEQDSKINSNDIVFTSAKESLDSLTCDSNYKINSNNQDDEEIMQVDKEHKQLSEENSPVVDNSQSVGQKASILTNMKTLKHSNDVDEDDDDDDDSSMEWFNSIKPRHQQQTNKSGIPDYFNNTESHPSLSKRSKVNNIDNNDCNSQQNCNHDNQPRVCAYIVDIKSLSSHMKTKISQLPLPISLRLFINYNRSL; encoded by the exons atgggaaATGTGACAAGTGgtgaaaataatgatgatttaGTGGacattctaaaaattttaggatacataaaaactaaaaaagttGAGCAAATTTTTCGAGCTGTTGATAGGGGTGATTACGTTTTACCGAGCCACAGAAGTGAAGCTTATAAAGATTTATCATGGAAGATTGGAAATATTCATCTATCAGCACCCTGTATATACAGTAAAGTTATGGAAGGATTGTCCCTGGAGCCTGGATTAAGTTTCCTCAACATTGGCTCAGGAACTGGATATTTGAGTACGATGGCAGGATTAATTCTAA aaCATCATGGAACAAATCATGGTATAGAATTGAATAAAGATTGCATGGAGTATGCATACGAAAAATTAGAGGAATTTAAACAAAAGTCTTTAGCTATTgatgaatttgatttttgtGAACCAGTATTTATGCAcg GGAACTGTTTGAAAGTAGAATGTACTAGAAAATACGACAGAGTATACTGTGGTGCTGCTTGTCCAGAATCTCATGAAgcatttataaaacaatttgttAAAGTTGGAGGGATTTTAGTTATGCCTTATAAAGATCATTTGCTCCGTATTGAAAGAGTTGATAAAGACAGTTGGAAACATAAAGTTATGTTACCGGTTATATTTGCTCCACTAGTTTTACCTACAGATactaataatagtagtaataataataataataataataataataataataataataataataataataataataataataataacaataataataataataataaccgtGATCATCACGATAACAACAACAGTGATAAAGTTGAAGATGATAGTCTTTACCACAATACTTCACTTATATTAC CGTTTTCGGAGCCTTTATCACTGCAAGAATTATGCCGATATAAAATTCGATGTCAGTTACGTGAAAATATTTGGGCTGAACATCCAGagctagaaaaaaaacatccaATCACAGCAGGAGCTCATAAGGCTGCAACCAATTCATTTTCTTCAGCAACTCAATCTTCATTAGAAAGATGTATTGTCCCGTTATTTGAGGAATCGAACGATAATTCATACTACAGTACTCTAAATGATGattttaatgatgataatgataataatgatgatgataatgaggacgacgacgacgacgatgatgatgatgatgattatgatgatgatgatgatgatg GTGAACCAAACGAACAAGAAGAGCATGATGATGGAATAGAACAAGTTACCTCATTTcgagttgtaaaaaaaaaatctccagctaaaaatatgttgaatttatttaaattagatagTAAGAGTATTGACGataaagacaaaaataataaaaccaaAGAACAGGAATTATCGGAAAATGCATTTCAACCGTCAACTAGTCAGTATTTATCGCAGGGATGCTCAAATAATGACAACAGTCAACAAGAACAAGActcgaaaataaattctaatgaCATAGTTTTCACCTCCGCAAAAGAATCATTAGACTCGTTAACATgtgattcaaattataaaatcaatagtaATAATCAAGATGATGAAGAAATAATGCAAGTTGACAAAGAACATAAACAATTATCTGAGGAAAATTCGCCTGTTGTAGATAATAGTCAATCTGTTGGACAAAAAGCCTCAATATTAACTAATatgaaaacattaaaacatAGCAATGATGTTGACgaggatgatgatgatgatgatgattcttCAATGGAATggtttaattcaataaaacccCGACATCAGCAGCAAACTAATAAATCGGGGATACccgattattttaataacactGAGAGTCATCCATCGTTATCGAAGCGGTCAAAggttaataatattgataacaatGATTGCAATTCACAGCAGAACTGCAACCATGATAATCAACCACGAGTTTGTGCTTACATTGTCGATATAAAATCATTATCTTCTCacatgaaaacaaaaatatctcAATTACCTTTGCCGATATCATtacgattatttattaattataaccgttccttgtaa
- the LOC103571992 gene encoding probable serine/threonine-protein kinase DDB_G0278845 isoform X1: MGNVTSGENNDDLVDILKILGYIKTKKVEQIFRAVDRGDYVLPSHRSEAYKDLSWKIGNIHLSAPCIYSKVMEGLSLEPGLSFLNIGSGTGYLSTMAGLILKHHGTNHGIELNKDCMEYAYEKLEEFKQKSLAIDEFDFCEPVFMHGNCLKVECTRKYDRVYCGAACPESHEAFIKQFVKVGGILVMPYKDHLLRIERVDKDSWKHKVMLPVIFAPLVLPTDTNNSSNNNNNNNNNNNNNNNNNNNNNNNNNNNNNNRDHHDNNNSDKVEDDSLYHNTSLILPFSEPLSLQELCRYKIRCQLRENIWAEHPELEKKHPITAGAHKAATNSFSSATQSSLERCIVPLFEESNDNSYYSTLNDDFNDDNDNNDDDNEDDDDDDDDDDDYDDDDDDGNDDYDTNGVNNKDRSLKICRRQNRKTKLFFCLEHHPLGEPNEQEEHDDGIEQVTSFRVVKKKSPAKNMLNLFKLDSKSIDDKDKNNKTKEQELSENAFQPSTSQYLSQGCSNNDNSQQEQDSKINSNDIVFTSAKESLDSLTCDSNYKINSNNQDDEEIMQVDKEHKQLSEENSPVVDNSQSVGQKASILTNMKTLKHSNDVDEDDDDDDDSSMEWFNSIKPRHQQQTNKSGIPDYFNNTESHPSLSKRSKVNNIDNNDCNSQQNCNHDNQPRVCAYIVDIKSLSSHMKTKISQLPLPISLRLFINYNRSL, translated from the exons atgggaaATGTGACAAGTGgtgaaaataatgatgatttaGTGGacattctaaaaattttaggatacataaaaactaaaaaagttGAGCAAATTTTTCGAGCTGTTGATAGGGGTGATTACGTTTTACCGAGCCACAGAAGTGAAGCTTATAAAGATTTATCATGGAAGATTGGAAATATTCATCTATCAGCACCCTGTATATACAGTAAAGTTATGGAAGGATTGTCCCTGGAGCCTGGATTAAGTTTCCTCAACATTGGCTCAGGAACTGGATATTTGAGTACGATGGCAGGATTAATTCTAA aaCATCATGGAACAAATCATGGTATAGAATTGAATAAAGATTGCATGGAGTATGCATACGAAAAATTAGAGGAATTTAAACAAAAGTCTTTAGCTATTgatgaatttgatttttgtGAACCAGTATTTATGCAcg GGAACTGTTTGAAAGTAGAATGTACTAGAAAATACGACAGAGTATACTGTGGTGCTGCTTGTCCAGAATCTCATGAAgcatttataaaacaatttgttAAAGTTGGAGGGATTTTAGTTATGCCTTATAAAGATCATTTGCTCCGTATTGAAAGAGTTGATAAAGACAGTTGGAAACATAAAGTTATGTTACCGGTTATATTTGCTCCACTAGTTTTACCTACAGATactaataatagtagtaataataataataataataataataataataataataataataataataataataataataataataacaataataataataataataaccgtGATCATCACGATAACAACAACAGTGATAAAGTTGAAGATGATAGTCTTTACCACAATACTTCACTTATATTAC CGTTTTCGGAGCCTTTATCACTGCAAGAATTATGCCGATATAAAATTCGATGTCAGTTACGTGAAAATATTTGGGCTGAACATCCAGagctagaaaaaaaacatccaATCACAGCAGGAGCTCATAAGGCTGCAACCAATTCATTTTCTTCAGCAACTCAATCTTCATTAGAAAGATGTATTGTCCCGTTATTTGAGGAATCGAACGATAATTCATACTACAGTACTCTAAATGATGattttaatgatgataatgataataatgatgatgataatgaggacgacgacgacgacgatgatgatgatgatgattatgatgatgatgatgatgatggtaatgatgattatgataCTAACggtgttaataataaagacagAAGCTTGAAAATTTGTCGACGTCAAAAtcgtaaaacaaaattatttttttgtcttgaaCATCATCCTTTAGGTGAACCAAACGAACAAGAAGAGCATGATGATGGAATAGAACAAGTTACCTCATTTcgagttgtaaaaaaaaaatctccagctaaaaatatgttgaatttatttaaattagatagTAAGAGTATTGACGataaagacaaaaataataaaaccaaAGAACAGGAATTATCGGAAAATGCATTTCAACCGTCAACTAGTCAGTATTTATCGCAGGGATGCTCAAATAATGACAACAGTCAACAAGAACAAGActcgaaaataaattctaatgaCATAGTTTTCACCTCCGCAAAAGAATCATTAGACTCGTTAACATgtgattcaaattataaaatcaatagtaATAATCAAGATGATGAAGAAATAATGCAAGTTGACAAAGAACATAAACAATTATCTGAGGAAAATTCGCCTGTTGTAGATAATAGTCAATCTGTTGGACAAAAAGCCTCAATATTAACTAATatgaaaacattaaaacatAGCAATGATGTTGACgaggatgatgatgatgatgatgattcttCAATGGAATggtttaattcaataaaacccCGACATCAGCAGCAAACTAATAAATCGGGGATACccgattattttaataacactGAGAGTCATCCATCGTTATCGAAGCGGTCAAAggttaataatattgataacaatGATTGCAATTCACAGCAGAACTGCAACCATGATAATCAACCACGAGTTTGTGCTTACATTGTCGATATAAAATCATTATCTTCTCacatgaaaacaaaaatatctcAATTACCTTTGCCGATATCATtacgattatttattaattataaccgttccttgtaa
- the LOC103571994 gene encoding uncharacterized protein LOC103571994: protein MLENISKKCNIIYYFLLLVIFFIGVSNGGGSNDDDDINQNKETEKSGNCGGYLTSLRGIISTPNFPRAFSVPIKCHWVIDATEIQLASSNIDNIDNITIAVYLTQLYVYKGLKITEYAYYESPESTNFGATVLKDVTESNVFEDSLLKTNRPFVVIEFELERLEGNHVRVLDNLLDVYGFNLTYEITTPEAININSCSVKNCSFAGNCIVDSSYSKFKCHCFNEFSGKDCSYGPLCIDQNNKYINHPSYNAICYNGGTCSHIGAEYIKCHCRPGYTGDYCEIPIIPNDNQQITEIINSNQECQKGTPRCIFQCLYIEKDQENNRPCNMLNNCKRQQQSISSIFSNRVRYEFQIKLANTSSLIRSTLVLSQTISALESLLKKQLTKYFKNNADITIIEDLKVQTVTPSGEVLFMFFGISTESDKIRDALNRLVQRRRLNDFVLESTHLTLRQKPSLQIKSLEIISNPKNTNQVRLEDELYLKCVVQGSSEIKFLWYKDDILVNVSKSIRAIEIQQELNDDMYTFTLLIPKATLLDAGYYTCQAIDSGLQQCKSIYINVKDGPPHVKILPMSATVDKGNSIQLMCITSPNKESLDIGFGWTKNRALLKLEPGHQVWEDLYPAGSILKIMNAQKSAIYTCNVAHRSMSVRVDVINRTLVPICRKENTWGMRWPDTGPGSTALLECPRQFTGDKVSRICAMKDATTPMWQIPDFSQCLYQPLIYPYTKFRRLTLGYQNTTTHDTIIGIWEILSSRELSLYPGEADGIIDILAEIQQYAVNKKQINSEHNSAKVFMQIINRILADENSILRRQLLMQQLVQRSVEYWGKNTTQQQHLALPSMIIDIQPFYVFTVFSSLIKEIKFLLQIPIDDFTYPYWYNDKVEIRVIKQGRRRGDESKLFTNGTSLLNGAVILYKNITNFLPTAYVKELEDGTDLEYHFNSRVITVAIVEQDSLNKKQKIDLSTSKIEIVLTLGHLHQNQSLLKRWNVSCGVEDLSTGSWDFESCITLIAGNNQAETQCICSSPGTFAVFLTTRAIKVVDAKSKPSTFIVLLGCSSCLLQCTMSSIILGIILWKRPTWLNFLKLQTSSALIGAMSIFVYATCNIVPEVDYARTAVTLEAFLLIGMAAPISQALIVYADITYSRRRRLSRHFQPTVIGVITGLPILCILTTELTHNTSTGRRHESWWLIFGGGVYSIFVSCVATMLLIFMLLYTGVLHRAHAFTENVENLTGGGGGGGGDGGIVVVKNKFLQQRVRIINHAAIIICNLILVEVASMFYINYTSEFYNYLFASVSAYFGFGILILNIGSPEIELIAPIFQQIIGRKNVDKDMTTTTTMITFSDPVKVNSKIPVESAESIPPASSSSATASVFRLPPSSYIRTRGVVATATATAIATPGSNKQISSEINNQQFLNNSSLPPCSLNRRDIFLPEIRINYSDNINLETYSTSPRKYQESITNTFNNNNNNNNNNNNSNNNISSSMPSPTPPPPPLEFYHTSDNTTTFNCDQLGTAGGSIDCRRSNAQQVDCSSECIPKVLCSADIESRINVTMIMPDVTLAAATSTSSSVNNVVEEKCLDDYTINVIPDIASTNEQQQQQQQQQQQQHKRIRSNSSIKEEENPEITITDCDNTTSNTITGVGMLDRISHDLDYLLNR, encoded by the exons atgttggaaaatatatctaagaaatgtaatattatttattattttttattattagttattttttttattggtgtAAGTAATGGTGGAGGTAgcaatgatgatgatgatataaatcaaaataaagaaACTGAAAAATCAGGAAATTGTGGTGGTTACTTGACGTCTTTACGAGGAATAATTAGTACACCAAATTTTCCCAGAGCATTTAGTGTTCCAATAAAGTGTCATTGGGTTATTGATGCCACAGAAATACAATTGGCTAGCAGTAACATTGATAACATTGATAACATTACTATTGCTGTTTATTTAACTCAACTGTATGTATACAAAGGTCTTAAAATCACAGAGTATGCATACTATGAGTCACCGGAAAGTACTAATTTTGGAGCAACAGTCTTAAAGGATGTCACTGAAAGTAATGTGTTTGAGGATAGtttattgaaaacaaataGACCATTTGTTGTTATTGAATTTGAGCTTGAAAGACTCGAGGGCAATCATGTTCGGGTTCTTGATAATTTGTTGGATGTATATGGATTTAATCTAACGTATGAAATAACTACTCCAGaagcaataaatataaattcatgttCTGTTAAAAATTGTTCCTTTGCCGGTAATTGTATCGTCGATTCAAGTTATAG taaattcaAGTGCCACTGCTTTAATGAATTCAGCGGAAAAGATTGTTCATACGGGCCTCTTTGTAttgatcaaaataataaatatattaatcatCCAAGCTACAACGCAATTTGCTACAACGGAGGTACCTGCAGTCATATAGGAGCTGAATATATTAAATGTCATTGTAGGCCCGGTTATACCGGTGATTATTGTGAAATACCAATAATTCCTAATGATAATCAACAAAtcactgaaataattaactCGAATCAAG AATGTCAGAAAGGTACCCCAAGATGTATTTTCCAATGTCTGTATATTGAAAAAGACCAAGAAAATAATCGACCCTGTAATATGCTAAATAATTGCAAACGACAACAACAATCAATCTCTTCTATTTTTAGTa ataGGGtgagatatgaatttcaaataaaattagcaaacACTAGCTCCTTAATTCGGAGTACTTTGGTACTGTCACAGACTATAAGTGCCCTTGAAAGCTTGCTGAAGAAACAA CTTACTAAGTATTTCAAGAATAATGCAGACATAACTATTATAGAGGATTTGAAAGTACAGACCGTTAc acCATCGGGTGAAgtgttatttatgttttttggAATTTCGACGGAGAGTGATAAAATTCGTGATGCATTAAACCGCCTTGTTCAACGAAGACGACTAAATGACTTTGTTTTAGAATCAACTCATTTAACACTTAGACAGAAACCTTCTCTTCAAATAaag TCACTCGAAATAATTAGTAATCCTAAAAATACCAATCAAGTTCGTCTAGAAGATGAATTGTATTTGAAATGCGTTGTTCAAGGAAGctctgaaattaaatttttatggtatAAAGACGATATTTTGGTGAATGTTAGCAAATCCATAAG AGCTATCGAGATCCAACAAGAGCTCAACGATGACATGTATACTTTTACTTTGCTAATCCCCAAAGCAACCCTTCTTGATGCTGGGTATTACACTTGTCAAGCAATTGACAGTGGACTACAGCAATGCAAAAGTATTTACATAAATGTCAAAGACGGACCTCCCCATGTGAAAATTCTTCCTATGAGCGCTACTGTAGATAAAGGTAACAGCATTCAGCTCATGTGTATAACATCTCCGAACAAAGAAAGTTTAGACATAGGATTCGGTTGGACTAAAAATCGCGCGCTGCTGAAACTTGAGCCCGGACACCAAGTATGGGAGGATCTTTACCCAGCTGGAAGTATTCTTAAAATCATGAATGCTCag AAATCAGCAATATATACTTGTAATGTTGCTCATCGTTCAATGTCTGTTCGAGTGGATGTAATCAATCGGACACTTGTTCCAATATGTAGAAAAGAAAATACCTGGGGAATGCGCTGGCCAGATACTGGACCCGGTTCAACAGCTCTTTTAGAGTGTCCCCGACAATTTACGGGTGACAAAGTATCGAGAATATGTGCGATGAAAGATGCTACTACCCCAATGTGGCAAATTCCAGATTTTTCTCAATGCTTATATCAACCTCTCATTTATCCGTACACAAAG TTTCGCAGGTTGACTCTCGGTTATCAGAATACTACCACTCACGATACCATTATTGGTATATGGGAAATTTTAAGTTCACGCGAATTATCTCTGTATCCTGGAGAAGCTGACGGCATAATAGATATTTTGGCTGAAATTCAACAGTACGCCGTTAATAAAAAGCAAATTAATAGTGAACATAATTCAGCAAAAGTGTTTATGCAAATAATAAACCGAATACTTGCTgatgaaaattcaattctcCGGCGTCAGTTACTTATGCAGCAACTTGTTCAGCGAAGTGTAGAATATTGGGGGAAAAATACAACCCAGCAACAACATCTAGCCTTGCCATCGATGATAATAGATATCCAACCATTCTAtgtttttactgttttttcatctttaattaaagaaataaagttCTTGCTGCAAATTCCTATCGATGATTTTAc ATATCCGTATTGGTATAATGATAAAGTAGAAATTAGAGTTATAAAACAAGGACGGAGACGAGGAGATGAgtctaaattatttactaacgGAACGTCATTACTAAACGGGGCAgttattctttataaaaacattacaaattttttaccgaCTGCTTACGTTAAGGAATTAGA gGACGGTACTGATCTCGAGTACCATTTTAATTCACGTGTTATAACTGTTGCAATTGTTGAACAAGATtctctaaataaaaaacaaaaaattgatttatcgacaTCAAAAATAGAAATTGTGCTTACACTGGGTCACTTACATCAAAATCAATCACTATTGAAACGATGGAACGTATCTTGTGGTGTCGAGGATTTGTCTACTGGTTCCTGGGATTTTGAATCTTGCATTACATTGATAGCTGGTAATAATCAGGCAGAAACACAGTGCATATGTTCAAGCCCCGGAACATTTGCTGTTTTTCTTACAACGCGTGCAATTAAG GTGGTTGATGCAAAAAGTAAGCCATCAACGTTCATAGTATTGTTGGGATGTAGTAGTTGCTTGCTCCAGTGTACTATGTCTTCAATTATTTTGGGTATTATACTTTGGAAGCGGCCAACAtggttgaattttttgaaattacaaaCTTCTAGTGCACTTATTGGCGCAATGTCAATTTTTGTGTATGCAACATGCAATATTGTACCAGAA gtagattATGCAAGAACTGCTGTAACTTTAGAAGCATTTTTGCTGATAGGAATGGCTGCACCTATATCACAGGCTCTGATTGTCTATGCAGACATAACTTATAGTCGTCGTCGACGTTTAAGTCGACATTTTCAGCCAACAGTTATTGGAGTAATTACGGGTTTAccaattttatgtattttgaCAACAGAGCTAACTCATAACACTAGTACTGGCAGAAGACATGAATCTTGGTGGTTGATTTTTGGCGGAGGAGTATATAGTATATTTGTCAGTTGTGTTGCTACAATGCTTCTGATATTTATGTTACTTTACACTGGAGTTTTACACCGAGCTCATGCATTCACTGAAAATGTTGAAAATCTAactggtggtggtggtggtggtggtggtgacGGTGGAATTGTTgtcgtgaaaaataaatttcttcagCAAAgagtaagaataattaatcacGCCgctataataatatgtaatcTTATTCTTGTCGAGGTAGCTTCTAtgttttacataaattacacTTCAGAGTTTTATAACTATCTGTTTGCATCGGTCTCAGCTTATTtt ggttttggaatattaattttaaatatcggAAGCCCTGAGATTGAATTGATAGCTCcgatttttcaacaaattatagGACggaaaaatgttgataaagaTATGACTACCACGACAACAATGATAACTTTTTCAGATCCTGTTAaag tcaataGTAAAATACCTGTCGAAAGTGCCGAAAGTATACCACCGGCGTCATCATCTTCTGCAACAGCTAGTGTCTTTCGTCTGCCACCGAGCTCATACATAAGAACACGGGGTGTAGtagcaacagcaacagcaacagcaataGCAACACCTGGtagtaataaacaaatttctagtgaaataaataatcaacagtttttaaataattcatctcTTCCTCCTTGTTCATTAAATCGCCGTGATATATTTCTTCCTGAAATTCGTATTAATTATTCAGATAACATAAACCTTGAAACATACAGTACAAGTCCTCGTAAATATCAAGAATCTATTAcaaatacatttaataataataataataataataataataataataatagtaataataatatttcatcatcAATGCCATCGCCAACGCCACCACCACCGCCACTAGAATTTTATCATACTTCGGATAATACTACGACATTTAATTGTGATCAATTAGGTACTGCTGGCGGAAGTATTGATTGTCGTCGAAGTAATGCTCAGCAAGTAGATTGTTCGTCAGAGTGCATTCCTAAAGTTTTGTGCAGTGCGGATATTGAATCAAGAATAAATGTAACAATGATTATGCCAGATGTAACTTTAGCAGCTGCAACGTCAACATCTTCCTCTGTTAACAATGTAGTTGAAGAAAAATGTCTTGATGATTATACAATTAATGTTATTCCAGATATTGCGAGTACAAAtgaacaacaacagcaacaacaacaacaacaacaacaacaacacaaACGTATACGGTCCAATAGTAGTattaaagaagaagaaaatccTGAAATTACAATTACTGATTGTGATAATACAACATCAAATACTATTACAGGAGTAGGTATGCTTGATCGTATATCACATGATctggattatttattaaatcgatGA